In the Schaalia hyovaginalis genome, CGGGGCCCGGACGCGGCCTCGTCGCCCGTGAGAACCGGCTGCACGCGGGACAGGAAGTCCTTCCATTCGGCGACCGCCGCATCCGCTTGGCGGTCGACCTCATCGGGGAAGGTCGAAGGGATGCTCAGCTCGGTGCGAATCGAGTCGAGAACCGGGATCAGGGAAGAATCTTCCACCCGCAGCTGCATCCGATGGAGCACAACCATGAGGCCAGTCTCCACCACCCCGAGCCGAAGTGCCACAATGAGAGGGCTCGCGCCGAAGGGACGGCGCTCGACCCTCGAAGGAACGCCTCATGCCCACTCCCGTTCTCAGCGTCGTGTGCTGGGTCTTCGCCCTCTTCGCCACGCTCTTCGGGATCCTCTCCTTCGGCCGGGGCATCGCGCAGCTGTGGAGGGCCGTGTCGGCGGGCGCCCCGGAGCCCGCTCGCCTCACTCCCGTCCCCAAGCGCCTGGGCATGATGCTCCTCGCAGTCCTCAGCCACCGCGAATTCAAGGGGCGCCCCTGGATCAGGTTCGCCCACTGGTTCGTCATGGTCTCCTTCCCGCTGCTCTTCCTCACCCTTGTCACGGGGTACGGCCAGCTGAGGGACCCCCGTTTCACCCTCCCCCTCCTCGGGCGCTTCCTCCCCTGGGAGTGGCTCACCGAGCTCTTCGCCTGGGCCGGGCTGCTCGGCATCGTCCTCCTCATGATCGTCAGGACCCGCGCGGGCTCGGGCTCCCTCGCGGAGGCGGCCGTCTCCTCCGACGATCCTGTCGAGGCCCCGCCCGCCGCGAGCCCCCGCCCGCGCGACGGCTCCCCGGCCGGACTCGCCTCCCGCTTCCTCGGGTCGACCCGCTGGCAGGCGCGCTTCGTCGAATGGGTGATCCTCCTGGTCTGCGCCTGCGTCCTCGGCCTGCGCGGCCTCGAATACGCCCTTCTCACGAGCGCGCCCTCGCCCGCCTCCCTCCCGGAGCTCTGGCATTTCCCGCTCACCGCGTGGATCGGCGCCCTCGTCCTCGCCGCCGGGGCGCAGGTGAGCGCGGTCGCGAATGCGATCGTCCTCCTCTCGACGCTGAAGATCATCGTCTCGATGATCTGGATGATGGTGGTCGGCGTCCTCACCTCGATGGGCGTCGCCTGGCACCGCTTCCTCGCCCTCGTCAACGTGTACGCGCGCCGGGACCCCGAAGGCGGCAAGTCCCTCGGCCCCGCGGACCACATGCTCATCGACGGCGCACCCGTCACCTCGCCCGACGTGTTCGACGACCTCCCCGAGGACGCGGTCCTCGGCACCGCGACGGCCGCCGACCTGTCCTGGAAGGCCCGCCTCGACCTCTACTCGTGCACCGAATGCGGCCGTTGTCAGGAACTGTGCCCCGCGTGGAACACCGGCAAGCCCCTGTCCCCCAAGCTCCTCGTCATGTCGATGCGCGACCACATGGAATCGGCGTCGAAGAAGGAGATCGTCGCCCAGCAGATCTCCGATGCGCAGGTTCCCGGGGAGCGCACGGCCGAGGAGCTCGCGGCCTCCGGCGAGGTCATGCTCGACAAGGGCGTGGACCCGAACCCGCACTCCCTCGACCTGCTCGCGGTCCTGTCGGCCTCCGGGGCGACCGGCCCTCAGGGCGTCGCCGACGTCGAGGCCCCCCTCGTTCCCGATGTCGTCTCCGAAGAGGTCCTCTGGGACTGCACGATGTGCGGCGCCTGCGTCGACCAGTGCCCGGTCGACATCGAGCACATCGACCACATCCTCGACCTGCGCCGCCAGCGCGTCCTCATGGAGGCGGCCTTCCCGCGCGAACTCGGACGCGCCTTCCGCGGCATGGAGTCCAAGCAGAACCCCTACAACCAGCCGGCACGCAAGCGCCTCGACTGGGCGAAGGACCTCGATTTCGAGGTGCCCGTGGTCGGCGAGGACCTGGAAAGCGCCGCCGAGGTCGATTACCTGTTCTGGGTCGGGTGCGCCGGGGCCTTCGACGACAAGGCGAAGCAGACGAGCGCCGCGATCGCCGAGCTGCTGCACACGGCGGGGGTGTCCTTCGCCGTCCTCGGTTCGGGCGAGACCTGCACGGGCGACCCCGCCAGGCGCGCGGGCAACGAGGTCCTCTTCCAGATGCTCGCCGCCGAGGCGATCTCGACCTTGACGGAGGCGGCGCCCAAGAGGATCGTCGTCTCCTGCGCGCATTGCTTCAACACGATCGCAGGCGAGTATCCCGAGCTCGGCGGCCGTTTCGAGGTCGTCCATCACACGCAGTTGCTCAATCGCCTCGTGCGCGAGGGGCGGCTGACACCCGTGGCGCCCGCCTCCCCTGAGGACCGGGATGCGGCGGGGCGCCCGCTGCACGTCACCTATCACGACGCCTGCTACCTCGGTCGGCACAACCGCGTGTACGAGCCGCCGCGCGAGCTCGTGTCGGCTCTGCCGGGCGTCGAGCTGGTCGAGATGCCGCGCAATCGCGACCGGGCGATGTGCTGCGGCGCGGGAGGCGCTCACGCCTGGTTCGAGGAGTCGCGCGGCACCCGGATCGCCGATGCCCGCATCGCCGAGGCGGCGATGACGGGCGCGGATGTCGTGGCCACGGCCTGCCCCTTCTGCTCGCAGATGCTCGGTTCGGCCTCGGGGTCCTCGGCCGGTTTCCTGTCGGCGGTTCCCGCGGGCGCCACGGACGACGAGGGCGGGACCGCGGTTTTGCCCGAGGTCAAGGATGTCGCGGTGATGCTCCTCGAGTCCGTGCGTCGCGGCGCGGGAGGCGAAGCGCGGGGTTGAGCTTCGGCAGGCGCGACGGCATGCGCGCGCCCGTCACCGGCTCACCCGGCTCTCGCCCGGTCGGGGAGCCCTTCAGGCCATGCGCGCCCGGAAGGCCCTGCGCATGGCGCGACGGACCTGCTCGCGCGTGTCGATCATCGGCGCCCACCAGCGGTTCCACGCACGGACACCGAGGAGCGCGCCGATCCAGCCGACGACGCCCGAGACGATCGCGCCGATCAGCGTGGCGGAACCGGCTGCGATGAGGAGCGCCCCGACAGCGGCGAAGAGAATCGCACCGAGCGCCCGGATGCCCCTCACGGCGCGAGCGGAGTGCTTCTTCGCCAGGGTCGATGCCGCAAGGGTCGCCGCTGAGCAGAAGGCGAGCCCCAGGATCATCACCGGCACCGTGCCGACCGCGAAGGAGCCGACGGCCACTGAGGCGATCCACGCCGTCCACATCGAGATGAGAAGAGCGAATCCCTCATGACGGTATCCGCGCCTGGCCAGGATGCTCCACGCCGCGAAGACCATGAGGATCGCGCCGAAGGGCGAGAGCAGTCCGAGAACGATGTTCGCCGAGGCGGAGAGCGGACCCGACGCCGCCGACAGGAGGGTCGTCACCCCGGGAAGCGCGAAGGCCCCCGAGACATTCGCGGCGAAGAGGGAGAGCACGGCACCGCCGATGAGGGTCGCGGCGTAGGCCCCGGTGCTGATGCGGCCCTGCGGGAGGACCACCGTGACGAAGTCATCGGTGTCATCATGGGCCCGGGGAGGCAAGCCCCCTTCGGCCGCTCCCCGATCAGCCGGGCCTTCGGCACGCTCGAATCTGGGGCGGGGCGATTGCGGGAATCGGGGCATGGCCGAATCCGACGGGGTCGTCGGGGGAACGTGGGCGCGCTCGCCGCGTTGATCGGCGCTCGCCTCGTCCTCGAAGACGAGTTCGACTTCTCGGGGTTCGGGCGCAGGCTTGATGTTCACCTCAGGCTCCTTCCAACTGCCCCCATTCCAGTCGGCAGAGCTGGAAGGACGCTGGACGTGAGCTGTGGGCGGACTTGCGAAGCGGCGACTATTCGATCACGGCCTCGTCATCGAGGGCGACGAGGAAGCCGTCCTCATCGATGACGGAACCTCCGACCGCGCCGATGATGATGCCGGCAGCGCGCTCGATGTCGCGCGCGGAGCGCACGCGCTCCAGCCGCCGCGCCCGGGAGACCGGGGCGGGCGCGCCCATCCCCTCCTGCGGAATCCACTTGAGCTGATACTCGATGATGACGCCCGTCGTCCACGCCTCCCAGCGCAGGACCTGCGGGGGCGTCGGCACGGGCTGGACCTCGATGATGAGCTCGGATCGATTCGCAATGGGGATGAGCAGCGCGTAGCCGGAGACGACCTGCGCAGCCTTCGCCTCGCGGGCGGCGCGCCTGGCGCGTTCGATCTTCGTCGCGACATCCGTGCGGGAAGTCGAGGCGCCCTCGGCCGCTCCGGTGCTGCGCGCTTCGGCGACGGCGACGGGCACATCGCGCGAATCGACGATGTTCGGGAAATCCGTGCGGAGGACCTCGACGAGCTCGGCGGGCTCGAGCCACCTCGAGGTGTAGACCGCCAGGGACACCGCAGAATCCGGATCGGGCTGGACCACGCGCCCCGAGTCGGCGATGCGCAGCGCCCCGCCCAGTCGGCGGGCGATGCGCTTGAGGGCGAGGAGGACCCGGTACTCGAGGCCGACGGGAAGGCCCTCGGGGAAATAGGGGGCCCACTCGTCGATTCGTGCGAGCTCGGCGGGAACGGGCTTGCGCTTGGCGGTCGGGCAGCGCAGGATCCAGGCCTTCGTCATCGACGAGGGCGTGCGCAAGGCCTGACGAGTCGGCGCATCGATCGTCCAGGGGCCCTCGAGGCGCGCCTCTGCGAGCAGG is a window encoding:
- a CDS encoding (Fe-S)-binding protein → MPTPVLSVVCWVFALFATLFGILSFGRGIAQLWRAVSAGAPEPARLTPVPKRLGMMLLAVLSHREFKGRPWIRFAHWFVMVSFPLLFLTLVTGYGQLRDPRFTLPLLGRFLPWEWLTELFAWAGLLGIVLLMIVRTRAGSGSLAEAAVSSDDPVEAPPAASPRPRDGSPAGLASRFLGSTRWQARFVEWVILLVCACVLGLRGLEYALLTSAPSPASLPELWHFPLTAWIGALVLAAGAQVSAVANAIVLLSTLKIIVSMIWMMVVGVLTSMGVAWHRFLALVNVYARRDPEGGKSLGPADHMLIDGAPVTSPDVFDDLPEDAVLGTATAADLSWKARLDLYSCTECGRCQELCPAWNTGKPLSPKLLVMSMRDHMESASKKEIVAQQISDAQVPGERTAEELAASGEVMLDKGVDPNPHSLDLLAVLSASGATGPQGVADVEAPLVPDVVSEEVLWDCTMCGACVDQCPVDIEHIDHILDLRRQRVLMEAAFPRELGRAFRGMESKQNPYNQPARKRLDWAKDLDFEVPVVGEDLESAAEVDYLFWVGCAGAFDDKAKQTSAAIAELLHTAGVSFAVLGSGETCTGDPARRAGNEVLFQMLAAEAISTLTEAAPKRIVVSCAHCFNTIAGEYPELGGRFEVVHHTQLLNRLVREGRLTPVAPASPEDRDAAGRPLHVTYHDACYLGRHNRVYEPPRELVSALPGVELVEMPRNRDRAMCCGAGGAHAWFEESRGTRIADARIAEAAMTGADVVATACPFCSQMLGSASGSSAGFLSAVPAGATDDEGGTAVLPEVKDVAVMLLESVRRGAGGEARG
- a CDS encoding PRTRC system protein E, yielding MKDRPEENPGTQAPGTTAPGAPRRTSMRERMAQAPSRVTDLASPTAGDPSDLTSTSLAALTSISDYSTAFTVSETGVSRTDAFAPISAPITATGPAGVIAREDADSHHLLLLPDEVDPAEIEALALSIWDGACWAGAGRLHLLAEARLEGPWTIDAPTRQALRTPSSMTKAWILRCPTAKRKPVPAELARIDEWAPYFPEGLPVGLEYRVLLALKRIARRLGGALRIADSGRVVQPDPDSAVSLAVYTSRWLEPAELVEVLRTDFPNIVDSRDVPVAVAEARSTGAAEGASTSRTDVATKIERARRAAREAKAAQVVSGYALLIPIANRSELIIEVQPVPTPPQVLRWEAWTTGVIIEYQLKWIPQEGMGAPAPVSRARRLERVRSARDIERAAGIIIGAVGGSVIDEDGFLVALDDEAVIE